From the genome of Winogradskyella forsetii, one region includes:
- a CDS encoding MATE family efflux transporter, whose translation MAKVSSQELGNQSIGKLLIKQAVPASIGILVMSLNILVDTIFVGNWIGPTAIAAINVVLPVSFFIAALGMSIGIGGSSIISRALGADNTVKALKTFGNQITLTTLVTVVFVVFGLLYINDIVPAFGGKGAIFQPAKTYYRIVLYGVPVLALCMMGNTVIRAEGKPKFAMYAMMFPSVGNLILDVLFINVFDWGMAGAAWATTGSYILCFVFILWFFLSKNSELKIDFNHFGLDLPIVKEIGALGFVTLTRQAIVSVTYLLMNNILFDLGGETSVTAYAIVGRMLMFALFPVYGITQGFLPIAGFNYGAEKYERVREVIITAIKYAALLAAIVFVFLMIFPESITRLFTQDAEVLIETPPAMRWVFAATPIIAVQLIGAAYFQAVGKAIPALLLTLTRQGFFFIPLIFILPKFYGALGVWIAFPVSDVLSTIVTAYFLHREMKLNLKTEAVK comes from the coding sequence ATGGCAAAAGTATCTTCACAAGAATTAGGGAATCAGTCCATTGGTAAATTACTGATTAAGCAAGCCGTACCTGCATCTATTGGAATTTTGGTCATGTCGCTTAATATCTTGGTCGATACCATTTTTGTTGGTAATTGGATTGGACCAACTGCCATAGCAGCCATAAACGTGGTGCTTCCCGTATCCTTCTTTATTGCAGCGCTTGGGATGTCTATTGGTATTGGCGGTTCTTCAATAATATCTAGGGCTTTGGGTGCAGATAATACCGTAAAAGCTTTAAAAACATTTGGAAACCAAATTACGTTAACCACGTTAGTAACGGTTGTTTTTGTAGTCTTTGGTTTACTATATATCAACGATATCGTACCTGCATTTGGTGGAAAAGGTGCTATTTTTCAACCTGCTAAAACCTATTACAGAATTGTATTGTACGGCGTTCCGGTTTTGGCACTTTGTATGATGGGAAATACTGTCATTAGAGCAGAAGGCAAACCCAAATTTGCCATGTATGCCATGATGTTTCCGTCCGTAGGCAATTTGATTTTGGACGTATTGTTTATCAATGTATTTGATTGGGGAATGGCAGGAGCAGCATGGGCAACCACAGGTTCTTATATCTTATGTTTTGTGTTTATACTTTGGTTTTTCCTATCTAAAAATTCAGAATTAAAAATTGATTTTAATCATTTCGGGTTAGACCTTCCTATTGTTAAAGAAATTGGTGCCCTTGGATTTGTAACGTTAACGAGACAAGCCATTGTTAGTGTCACTTATCTATTGATGAATAATATTTTATTCGACTTAGGAGGTGAAACGTCTGTTACTGCTTATGCCATCGTTGGTAGAATGCTAATGTTTGCTTTATTTCCTGTTTATGGTATCACCCAAGGATTTTTGCCCATTGCAGGTTTTAATTATGGCGCAGAAAAATATGAACGGGTACGAGAAGTTATAATTACAGCTATAAAATATGCCGCTTTACTAGCAGCTATTGTTTTTGTGTTTTTAATGATTTTCCCAGAATCCATTACACGATTATTTACGCAAGATGCTGAGGTACTCATAGAAACGCCACCAGCCATGCGTTGGGTTTTTGCAGCCACGCCAATTATTGCCGTTCAGTTAATTGGTGCTGCCTATTTTCAAGCCGTGGGTAAAGCGATTCCTGCGTTGCTGTTAACTTTAACACGTCAAGGGTTTTTCTTTATTCCATTAATTTTTATTTTGCCTAAATTTTATGGAGCGTTGGGTGTTTGGATTGCGTTTCCGGTTTCCGATGTGTTGTCAACCATTGTAACGGCCTATTTTTTACATCGTGAAATGAAGTTGAATTTAAAGACGGAAGCGGTTAAATAA
- a CDS encoding CopD family protein: protein MEYYNYIKSLHLIFVITWFAGLFYIPRLFVYQIEAFHKPSPEKEILGKQLKLMAKRLWFIITWPSAILATLFAIWLMILMPSWLHQGWMHVKLLFVLLLFIYHYKTHIYYKQLQKDEVKVTSNYMRIWNEGATFILFAVVFLVILKNSINWIFGVLGIVVLGILIMLGFKLYKNIRSKNPEA from the coding sequence ATGGAATATTATAACTATATAAAATCACTTCATCTTATCTTCGTCATCACGTGGTTTGCTGGGTTATTTTATATTCCTAGGTTATTTGTATATCAAATTGAAGCGTTTCATAAGCCATCGCCAGAAAAGGAAATTTTAGGTAAGCAATTAAAATTGATGGCAAAGCGCTTATGGTTTATTATCACTTGGCCATCAGCCATTTTAGCAACATTATTTGCGATTTGGCTGATGATTTTAATGCCAAGTTGGTTACACCAAGGTTGGATGCATGTGAAATTACTGTTTGTACTTCTACTGTTTATTTACCACTATAAAACACATATTTATTATAAACAACTCCAAAAGGATGAGGTAAAGGTCACATCAAACTATATGCGCATTTGGAACGAAGGGGCTACTTTTATTCTGTTTGCTGTCGTTTTTCTGGTCATCCTTAAAAATTCTATCAATTGGATATTTGGCGTTCTCGGCATTGTGGTTTTGGGAATTCTAATCATGTTGGGTTTCAAATTGTATAAAAATATTCGCTCTAAAAATCCGGAGGCTTAA
- a CDS encoding sensor histidine kinase has protein sequence MILLVLVASVLIAAVTIYQYREEAKDYHKERLERKEAAIKEHIDFILNGRENTYEVTTENIPLIFKDKIFEIDAIHKLQINLYDLDGQLLKSSKRIIQRDTLDSCLDAEILNTLSNTLEHRYVVKNKEAGETFQSSYSYITDDRFKNLAILNLPYLENDDFLNKELKEFLTRLAYAYLVLILVAIIFAYFISNFITKSLRTISDKMNETRLEKRNKKIQIESSSEEIETLVNSYNSMIDELEASAVVLATNEREQAWREMAKQVAHEIKNPLTPMRLTVQSFQRKFDPEDENINQKVNEYSNTLIQQIDTMSSIASAFSNFAKMPAQKSENLNVVHIVKLALDIFNEDYIEFHSEAEEIIAKFDRTQLIRVVTNLVKNGIQAIPNDSENPKIDVRVFSEVDMVNITIEDNGSGIEEDTKAKIFEPKFTTKSSGMGLGLAMVKNIVETYNGSITFTSQLGKGTIFTVTFPK, from the coding sequence ATGATACTTTTGGTATTGGTGGCTTCAGTTTTAATCGCTGCAGTAACGATTTACCAATACCGAGAAGAGGCTAAGGATTACCACAAGGAGCGTTTAGAGCGTAAGGAAGCCGCTATTAAGGAACATATCGACTTTATTCTGAATGGAAGGGAAAATACTTATGAGGTAACGACAGAAAATATTCCTTTAATTTTTAAGGATAAAATATTTGAGATTGATGCCATACATAAACTACAAATTAACCTTTATGATTTAGATGGGCAATTACTAAAAAGCTCAAAGCGCATTATACAACGAGACACTTTAGATAGTTGTTTAGATGCCGAAATTTTAAATACACTTTCCAACACTTTAGAGCATCGTTATGTCGTTAAAAATAAGGAGGCAGGAGAAACTTTTCAATCGTCTTACTCTTATATAACTGATGATAGATTTAAAAACTTGGCGATTTTAAATTTACCTTATTTGGAGAACGATGATTTTTTAAATAAAGAGCTAAAAGAGTTTTTAACACGATTGGCTTATGCCTATTTAGTATTGATTTTGGTGGCGATAATTTTTGCTTATTTCATATCTAATTTCATCACAAAATCATTGCGAACCATTAGTGATAAAATGAATGAAACACGTCTGGAAAAGCGAAATAAAAAAATACAGATTGAATCGTCTAGTGAAGAAATAGAAACTTTGGTCAATTCTTACAACAGCATGATTGATGAACTAGAAGCAAGTGCTGTGGTGTTGGCAACCAATGAACGCGAGCAAGCATGGCGCGAAATGGCAAAGCAAGTGGCGCATGAAATAAAAAACCCATTGACACCAATGCGATTGACCGTTCAAAGTTTTCAACGTAAGTTTGACCCTGAAGACGAGAACATCAATCAAAAGGTAAATGAATATAGCAATACTTTGATTCAACAGATTGATACCATGAGTTCCATTGCGTCGGCATTTTCAAATTTTGCTAAAATGCCAGCTCAAAAAAGCGAGAATCTCAATGTCGTTCACATTGTAAAATTGGCACTGGATATTTTTAATGAAGATTATATTGAATTTCATTCAGAAGCTGAAGAAATCATCGCCAAATTTGATAGGACTCAATTAATTAGAGTGGTTACCAATTTGGTTAAAAATGGCATTCAAGCGATTCCTAACGATTCCGAAAACCCAAAAATCGATGTTCGTGTGTTTAGTGAGGTTGATATGGTCAATATCACAATTGAAGATAATGGCTCTGGAATTGAAGAAGACACGAAAGCAAAAATATTTGAACCTAAATTCACCACCAAATCCAGTGGAATGGGATTAGGTTTAGCTATGGTCAAAAACATTGTGGAAACTTATAATGGAAGTATTACCTTTACATCGCAACTAGGAAAAGGAACGATTTTTACGGTTACTTTTCCTAAGTAA
- a CDS encoding enoyl-CoA hydratase/isomerase family protein gives MNYENVQSAHSKGITTITINRPKKLNALNKATIQELHDAFDEANKDKATKVIIITGSGDKAFVAGADISEFADFDVKEGSKLSAQGQDLLFDFVENLNTPVIAAINGFALGGGLELAMACHFRVASTNAKMGLPETSLGVIPGYGGTQRLPQLVGKGRAMEMVMTAGMIDAEQALNYGLVNHVVEQDELLPLAEKIASKIMRNSSVAIGKAIKAINANYKDGKDGYKVEIKQFGKCFGTEDFVEGTTAFLEKRKAEFPGE, from the coding sequence ATGAACTACGAAAACGTACAATCAGCACATTCAAAAGGTATTACAACCATCACAATCAACAGACCAAAAAAGCTAAATGCCTTAAATAAAGCTACTATTCAAGAATTGCACGATGCTTTTGACGAGGCGAATAAAGACAAGGCGACTAAAGTCATCATCATCACGGGAAGTGGCGACAAAGCTTTTGTGGCAGGAGCAGATATTAGCGAATTCGCTGATTTTGATGTTAAAGAAGGCTCAAAATTGTCGGCCCAAGGTCAAGATTTGTTATTTGATTTTGTAGAAAACCTAAACACTCCAGTTATTGCTGCCATTAATGGTTTTGCTCTTGGAGGTGGACTGGAATTAGCAATGGCCTGTCATTTTAGAGTCGCGAGTACCAATGCCAAAATGGGCTTACCAGAAACGTCACTTGGCGTAATTCCTGGTTATGGTGGCACGCAACGTCTACCACAATTAGTCGGTAAAGGAAGAGCTATGGAAATGGTAATGACTGCTGGAATGATTGATGCTGAGCAAGCTTTAAATTATGGTTTGGTAAATCACGTGGTGGAACAAGACGAATTGTTGCCACTAGCAGAAAAAATCGCTAGTAAGATTATGCGAAATTCATCCGTTGCCATTGGGAAAGCCATAAAAGCGATTAATGCCAATTATAAAGACGGAAAAGATGGCTACAAAGTAGAAATCAAGCAATTTGGAAAATGCTTTGGTACTGAAGATTTTGTTGAGGGTACAACTGCTTTTTTAGAGAAGCGTAAGGCTGAGTTTCCTGGGGAATAA
- a CDS encoding Fic family protein: MKPPYEITPKILRLITSISEKIGEVNANFLNRPSPQLRKQNRIKTIHSSLKIEGNTLSEEQITALLEHKRIIGPKKDITEVLNAIAIYENLEKYKPNSEMSFLKAHLKLMDGLIENAGEYRQQGVGIVKGAKVEHMAPPFKNVPYLMKDLFEYLSKEDEIILIKSCVFHYEMEFIHPFIDGNGRMGRLWQTLILMEKYPVFEFLPFETLISNDQEKYYKALSESDKSGQSTKFIEYMLNVIDMSLNDLLGFKNRTLNEKDRLDYFVAMNKSEFSRKDYMAIFKDISSATASRDLKKGVALNLFEKFGKKNKTIYRLK; encoded by the coding sequence TTGAAACCACCTTACGAAATAACACCAAAGATATTACGATTAATCACTTCCATTTCCGAAAAAATCGGAGAAGTCAATGCTAATTTTTTAAACAGACCTTCGCCACAATTAAGAAAGCAAAATAGAATTAAAACTATCCATTCTTCTTTAAAAATTGAAGGAAATACATTAAGCGAAGAACAAATCACGGCACTTTTAGAACATAAGAGGATTATCGGTCCAAAGAAAGATATTACTGAAGTTTTAAACGCTATAGCCATTTATGAAAATTTAGAAAAATACAAGCCAAATAGTGAAATGTCATTTCTAAAAGCGCATTTAAAATTAATGGATGGCTTAATCGAAAACGCAGGAGAATACAGGCAACAAGGGGTTGGAATTGTAAAAGGTGCAAAAGTAGAACATATGGCACCACCTTTTAAAAATGTGCCTTACTTAATGAAGGACCTATTTGAGTATTTAAGTAAGGAAGACGAAATTATTCTAATAAAAAGTTGTGTTTTTCATTACGAAATGGAATTTATTCATCCATTCATAGATGGAAATGGTAGAATGGGCAGATTATGGCAAACCCTAATTTTAATGGAGAAATATCCCGTTTTCGAATTTCTGCCTTTTGAAACTTTAATCAGCAATGACCAGGAAAAGTATTATAAAGCACTATCCGAAAGTGATAAATCCGGACAATCCACAAAGTTCATAGAATACATGCTCAATGTGATCGATATGTCTCTAAATGATCTTTTAGGTTTCAAAAACAGGACACTTAATGAAAAAGATAGATTGGACTATTTTGTTGCAATGAACAAGTCCGAATTCAGTAGAAAAGATTATATGGCCATTTTCAAAGATATATCCTCTGCAACAGCAAGTAGGGATTTAAAGAAAGGCGTGGCATTAAATCTATTTGAGAAATTTGGAAAAAAAAACAAAACAATTTATCGTTTAAAATAG
- a CDS encoding PA0069 family radical SAM protein, with translation MDSKSKIKGRGAQKNVHNRFFELSYEMRDDFLEFCHKEGEIPEKNKTQYLNVFPKTIVNKVTSPDVGMAYSMNMYQGCEHGCIYCYARNSHEFWGYSAGLDFERNILVKKNAPKLLEKHLKKKSWKAHPIVMSGNTDCYQPAEREFEITRQCLEVFLRYKHPVGIITKNALILRDLDLLKTLAKDNLIAVNVSITSLSEDTRRLLEPRTATIKRRLQVVKALSANGIPVNVMLAPIIPSINSHEILPMAKAVSEAGALSIAHTIVRLNGAIGEIFTDWIKKAMPDKADKVLHQIENCHGGSLNESRYGVRMRGEGQIAKQINDLMKLARLKYFKNKAMPKLNTSLHEPYKNRQMTLF, from the coding sequence ATGGATTCCAAATCGAAAATTAAGGGTCGTGGTGCCCAAAAAAATGTTCACAATCGTTTTTTTGAATTGTCTTACGAAATGCGAGACGATTTCCTTGAGTTCTGCCATAAAGAAGGGGAAATTCCAGAGAAAAACAAAACACAATACCTCAATGTGTTTCCTAAAACTATAGTCAATAAAGTGACAAGTCCAGATGTTGGAATGGCCTATTCCATGAATATGTACCAAGGTTGTGAACATGGTTGTATTTATTGCTATGCACGAAACAGTCATGAGTTTTGGGGTTACAGCGCAGGATTGGATTTTGAGCGCAATATTTTAGTAAAAAAAAACGCACCAAAACTCTTAGAAAAACACCTTAAAAAGAAAAGTTGGAAAGCGCATCCCATAGTGATGTCTGGCAATACGGATTGTTACCAACCAGCAGAACGAGAATTTGAAATTACCAGGCAATGCTTGGAAGTCTTTTTAAGGTACAAACATCCTGTGGGAATCATTACCAAAAATGCTTTAATATTAAGGGATTTGGATCTTTTAAAAACCTTAGCGAAAGATAATTTAATTGCTGTAAATGTGTCTATTACCTCATTGTCTGAAGACACTAGGAGACTTTTAGAACCAAGAACGGCAACTATAAAAAGAAGACTTCAAGTAGTAAAAGCGTTGAGTGCCAATGGAATCCCAGTAAATGTCATGTTGGCACCAATTATTCCATCTATTAATAGTCATGAGATTTTACCGATGGCAAAAGCCGTTTCTGAAGCTGGTGCACTGAGTATTGCGCATACCATCGTAAGATTAAATGGCGCCATTGGCGAAATATTTACAGATTGGATAAAAAAAGCAATGCCAGACAAAGCAGATAAAGTGTTGCACCAAATAGAAAATTGCCATGGAGGTAGCCTCAACGAAAGTAGATATGGTGTTAGAATGCGAGGCGAAGGACAAATTGCAAAACAAATCAACGATTTGATGAAATTGGCTAGGTTAAAGTATTTTAAAAATAAAGCCATGCCCAAATTAAATACAAGTCTTCACGAACCCTATAAAAATAGGCAGATGACATTATTTTAA
- a CDS encoding AraC family transcriptional regulator, whose translation MKTRKPTLEKISPQFGSSIKVNKHEAYIGENKPFWHFHPEIELVYVNKGQGKRHIGNHLSYFNNSQLLLIGPNLPHNGFTDRLTINGSETLVQFKPEFLGNHFFDIPEMGKINQLFERSKKGILFGVKTKKKLGAKIEKLNEKEGFKKILILLEVLHGLAKAEDYTLLNADGFAFETEPQDSAKIDIVFKHVNQNFKEHISLDEIADKVSMTVPAFCRYFKKVTGKTFTKLVNEYRVVHATKLLSESQMSITDVSFECGFNNFSHFNKLFKEFTGKSASKYRGELKMMVQ comes from the coding sequence ATGAAAACAAGAAAACCTACTTTAGAAAAAATTAGTCCACAGTTTGGGAGCTCCATAAAAGTTAATAAGCACGAAGCTTATATTGGGGAGAATAAACCTTTTTGGCATTTTCATCCAGAAATTGAATTGGTATATGTTAATAAAGGTCAAGGAAAACGTCATATAGGCAATCATTTATCTTATTTTAATAATAGCCAGTTATTGCTTATTGGGCCCAACCTGCCTCATAATGGCTTTACGGATCGACTTACCATTAATGGAAGCGAGACCTTAGTTCAATTTAAACCTGAGTTTTTAGGCAATCATTTTTTTGATATTCCAGAAATGGGAAAAATCAATCAATTGTTTGAACGTTCTAAAAAAGGTATTCTTTTTGGTGTAAAAACCAAGAAAAAATTAGGTGCCAAAATTGAAAAGTTAAACGAAAAAGAAGGCTTCAAAAAAATATTAATTTTACTTGAAGTGTTACATGGTTTAGCAAAAGCAGAGGATTATACGTTATTAAACGCAGATGGTTTTGCCTTTGAAACCGAACCTCAAGATAGTGCGAAGATCGATATTGTTTTTAAACATGTGAACCAAAATTTTAAGGAACACATTAGTTTAGATGAAATTGCGGATAAGGTCAGTATGACGGTTCCAGCATTTTGCCGTTATTTCAAAAAAGTGACAGGCAAAACATTCACAAAGCTGGTTAACGAATATCGTGTGGTACATGCCACAAAATTACTTTCGGAAAGTCAAATGAGCATTACAGATGTGAGTTTTGAGTGTGGCTTTAATAATTTTTCGCATTTCAATAAGCTTTTTAAAGAATTTACAGGCAAAAGCGCCTCTAAATATAGAGGAGAGCTGAAAATGATGGTTCAATAG
- a CDS encoding HD domain-containing protein, which produces MRNKSQLITSTITFVKQELIDAEGGHDWFHTERVYKNALLIAKTEPVDILVVSLAALLHDIADSKFHDGDETIGPKKAQRFLLNNDVDSKIIEHVTQIIENMSFKNSFDLNTSFTSKELEVVQDADRLDAIGAIGIARCFNYGGFKYRALYNPEIKPNLNMTKAEYKTSNAPTINHFYEKLLLLKDQMNTKTGGRIASDRHKYMEGFLKQFYAEWEGKK; this is translated from the coding sequence ATGCGTAATAAAAGTCAACTTATTACTTCGACAATTACTTTTGTAAAACAAGAATTAATTGATGCAGAAGGTGGACACGATTGGTTTCATACCGAGCGTGTTTATAAAAATGCACTTCTCATTGCTAAAACCGAACCTGTTGATATTTTAGTGGTGTCATTGGCAGCACTTTTGCACGATATAGCGGATTCAAAATTCCATGATGGAGACGAAACCATTGGGCCCAAAAAAGCACAAAGATTTCTTCTAAATAACGATGTTGACAGTAAAATAATTGAACACGTAACTCAAATCATCGAGAATATGTCTTTTAAAAACTCCTTCGATTTAAATACATCATTTACTTCTAAGGAATTGGAAGTCGTTCAAGATGCGGATCGCTTGGATGCCATTGGAGCAATAGGCATTGCGCGCTGTTTTAATTATGGTGGCTTTAAATATAGAGCACTCTATAATCCTGAAATTAAGCCTAACCTCAACATGACGAAGGCTGAATACAAAACTTCCAACGCACCAACTATTAATCATTTCTACGAAAAATTGTTGCTTCTTAAAGACCAAATGAATACTAAAACTGGAGGACGTATCGCCTCAGATAGGCATAAATATATGGAAGGTTTTTTGAAGCAATTTTATGCGGAGTGGGAAGGGAAAAAATAA
- a CDS encoding acyl-ACP desaturase: MSLKNVRLEVMQHLEKDVQSLIEKYLIPVEKIWQPTDFLPDSTKESFYEEVREIRELSKEMSYDFWVVLVGDMITEEALPSYESWLMDVEGVDQVERNGWSTWLRHWTGEENRHGDVLNKYLYLSGRVNMREIEKTTQYLINDGFDIGTGRDPYKNFVYTSFQELATYVSHNRVAKIAKEKGNKRLAKMCKIISGDEMRHHHAYSEFVERIFAVDPNQMMMAFHDMMKRKIAMPAHFLRESGESIGAAFEEFSNTAQRIGVYTSNDYVDILQKLIDRWDIGSMTGLNDEAEKARDYLMTLPPRMYRLSERMKIPENSFQFKWVDPA, encoded by the coding sequence ATGTCGTTGAAAAATGTAAGATTGGAAGTGATGCAGCATCTGGAAAAGGATGTACAATCCCTTATTGAAAAATATTTAATTCCTGTTGAAAAAATATGGCAACCTACTGATTTCTTGCCAGATTCCACAAAAGAATCTTTTTATGAAGAGGTACGAGAAATTAGGGAATTAAGTAAAGAAATGTCGTATGATTTTTGGGTGGTGTTAGTTGGTGACATGATTACTGAAGAAGCACTACCAAGTTATGAATCTTGGCTTATGGACGTTGAAGGTGTTGACCAAGTAGAACGCAACGGTTGGTCCACTTGGTTAAGACATTGGACTGGCGAAGAAAACAGACATGGCGATGTACTTAACAAATACTTATACTTATCTGGTCGTGTAAATATGCGTGAAATTGAAAAGACCACGCAATACCTCATTAACGATGGTTTTGATATTGGTACTGGTAGAGATCCTTATAAAAACTTTGTTTACACCAGCTTTCAAGAACTGGCAACCTATGTGTCGCATAATCGCGTAGCTAAAATCGCCAAGGAAAAAGGCAATAAACGATTGGCTAAAATGTGTAAAATCATTTCTGGGGACGAGATGCGTCATCACCATGCCTATTCGGAGTTTGTGGAGCGTATCTTTGCTGTGGATCCCAACCAAATGATGATGGCTTTTCACGATATGATGAAACGAAAAATTGCCATGCCAGCACATTTTCTTAGAGAATCTGGCGAAAGCATTGGTGCTGCATTCGAAGAGTTTTCAAATACCGCACAACGGATTGGTGTGTACACTTCAAACGACTATGTAGATATTCTGCAAAAGCTTATTGACCGTTGGGACATAGGAAGTATGACGGGTTTAAATGATGAAGCGGAGAAAGCAAGAGACTATTTAATGACCTTACCTCCTAGAATGTACCGTTTGTCTGAACGTATGAAAATCCCGGAGAATTCATTCCAGTTTAAATGGGTGGATCCTGCCTAA
- a CDS encoding lysophospholipid acyltransferase family protein: MRKLLAYPLTALYAVCFLSTLVIFHPIQWLANNIFGYKALKVTVDWLQFFIMRCLNVLGTRISFNNPHNIPTDKPLIIVSNHQSMYDISPIMWYLRKHHVKFVSKKELGKGIPSVSYNLRHGGSVLIDRKNPRQSMVAMMKFGDYIEKTKRAAVIFPEGTRSKDGTPKPFKTKGLEMLIKKVPSALVVPITVNNSWKMLRYGKFPMGIGNHMKFTVHKPLEIINFTDKSELIQQVEQTIVEGIDK; encoded by the coding sequence ATGAGAAAACTATTAGCATATCCATTAACTGCCCTATATGCGGTTTGCTTTCTTTCGACCTTGGTTATTTTTCATCCTATACAGTGGTTGGCGAACAATATCTTTGGTTACAAGGCACTTAAAGTTACTGTAGATTGGCTTCAGTTTTTTATAATGCGCTGTCTTAATGTTTTAGGAACAAGGATTTCTTTTAATAATCCCCACAACATTCCAACTGATAAACCTTTGATTATAGTTTCCAACCATCAAAGTATGTATGATATATCACCAATTATGTGGTACTTACGTAAACATCATGTAAAATTTGTGTCTAAAAAAGAATTGGGAAAAGGCATCCCAAGTGTATCTTATAATTTACGTCATGGTGGATCGGTTTTAATAGATCGGAAGAACCCAAGACAATCCATGGTTGCCATGATGAAATTTGGCGACTATATTGAAAAAACAAAAAGAGCAGCAGTGATTTTTCCCGAAGGCACACGTAGTAAAGACGGAACACCAAAACCTTTTAAAACCAAAGGTCTGGAAATGTTAATCAAAAAAGTACCATCAGCACTCGTTGTTCCAATAACAGTCAATAACTCTTGGAAAATGTTGAGATACGGAAAATTCCCGATGGGAATTGGAAATCATATGAAATTTACTGTACATAAGCCCTTAGAAATTATTAACTTTACAGATAAGTCTGAATTAATTCAGCAAGTAGAACAAACTATTGTTGAAGGCATTGATAAATAA
- a CDS encoding BrxA/BrxB family bacilliredoxin — translation MYPAELVKPMREDLTNVGFEELHTSEAVDKAIAKEGTTLVVVNSVCGCAAANARPGARTSLQNAKRPDHLVTVFAGVDKEATNKAREYMIPFPPSSPCMALFKNGELVHMLERHHIEGRPAELISENLMDAYNEHC, via the coding sequence ATGTATCCAGCAGAATTAGTAAAACCAATGCGTGAGGATTTAACCAACGTCGGTTTTGAAGAATTACATACATCAGAAGCTGTAGATAAAGCGATTGCAAAAGAAGGCACCACACTTGTGGTTGTTAATTCGGTTTGTGGTTGTGCAGCTGCCAATGCAAGACCAGGCGCTAGAACCAGTTTACAAAATGCAAAACGACCAGACCATTTAGTAACCGTTTTTGCAGGTGTAGATAAAGAAGCGACGAATAAAGCAAGAGAATATATGATTCCTTTTCCTCCGAGTTCGCCTTGTATGGCCTTGTTTAAAAATGGGGAATTGGTACACATGTTAGAGCGTCACCATATTGAAGGCAGACCTGCAGAGCTAATCTCAGAAAACCTTATGGATGCTTATAACGAGCATTGCTAG
- a CDS encoding TerB family tellurite resistance protein: MSFAKWIGGALGWSFGGPIGAIIGLAIGSFVDNLTGDGTPLLGDRQAGRRQDPYRQRRTQSRTQSRTQRPQTQSGDFEVSLLILASVVIKADGKQDQRELDFVRQQFANMYGKDRANKAFELFKRISKQNISTRQVCLQIKQMMDHASRLQLLHFLFGIAKADGLVTEDELRQIYTITGYLGISNRDYQSIKAMFYNSSDNAYKILEIDKSVSDDEVKKAYRTMAKKYHPDRVGHLGKEHQEGAEAKFRQVQEAYEHIQKERGFK; encoded by the coding sequence ATGAGTTTTGCAAAATGGATAGGAGGTGCTTTAGGTTGGTCTTTTGGCGGTCCAATAGGTGCTATTATTGGTTTGGCTATTGGAAGTTTTGTCGATAATTTAACAGGTGATGGAACACCATTATTAGGTGATCGTCAAGCAGGAAGACGACAAGATCCTTATCGTCAAAGAAGAACACAATCAAGAACACAATCAAGAACACAGCGACCACAAACACAATCAGGTGATTTTGAAGTCAGCTTATTGATTTTAGCATCAGTAGTTATAAAAGCCGATGGCAAACAAGACCAACGCGAATTGGATTTTGTACGTCAGCAGTTTGCTAATATGTACGGAAAGGATAGAGCCAACAAGGCTTTTGAATTGTTTAAGCGTATTAGCAAACAGAATATTTCTACACGTCAGGTTTGTTTGCAGATTAAGCAAATGATGGATCACGCATCACGCTTACAACTGCTTCATTTTTTATTCGGAATTGCCAAAGCAGATGGATTAGTTACCGAGGATGAATTACGTCAAATTTATACCATAACAGGTTATTTAGGCATCAGCAATAGGGATTACCAAAGTATAAAAGCGATGTTTTACAACAGTAGCGATAATGCCTATAAAATCCTTGAGATTGATAAATCCGTTTCTGACGATGAAGTTAAAAAAGCCTACAGAACCATGGCCAAGAAATACCATCCAGACCGTGTTGGACATTTAGGCAAAGAACACCAAGAAGGTGCTGAAGCTAAGTTTAGACAGGTGCAGGAGGCTTATGAGCATATTCAGAAGGAACGTGGGTTTAAGTAA